From one Nematostella vectensis chromosome 7, jaNemVect1.1, whole genome shotgun sequence genomic stretch:
- the LOC5507141 gene encoding uncharacterized protein LOC5507141, which yields MIAWDLTTSTCVNFKMLISLPKALLVCIPAAVASSIALLYWYKTRERKYRPAGHVSGLYIYPIKSCKGIPLDSALCLRQGLHLDRRWIILNEKGNFMSQRETPSLTLVTPHIEADMKTLCVNAPGMETLRLTLPLESEETRNIDVFGLVGEGQCAGDKAAAWFSKFLNRPSCKLFYMTKPRYLATSESWGTEMRQDDTAGFGDFSPLLVVTMETLIALNKELDSPVSIRRFRPNIIISGVPACAEDEWTLLKIGDVYIRKLLACGRCTMTTVDPDKGAKTGKEPLATLRRTRMPASRDKRYGNSPFFGIHAIADSEGDIRNSAELVLDFGFNLMSALPKALLVCVPAAVASSIALLYWYKTRKRAFRPSGHVSGLYIYPIKSCKGIPLDSALCLTEGLQYDRRWVIVNDKNVVLTQRQYPSLALVSPRLEEGGQMLCVDAPGMSTLNVRLPLTTSDHRNIEVFGLVGEGRSAGAEASVWFSKYLEKPGCKLFYMTRPRFLQDDKDWGEECLPEDKASFGDFAPLLVVTMETLIALNKELDSPVSIRRFRPNIIISGVPACAEDNWKLINIRDVQIRKIKNCDRCVLTTVDPDLGKKSGNEPLATLKRTRMPADRDPRYGDSPFFGIHTVVDNTGNIQVGDPVEARC from the exons ATGATCGCCTGGGATCTAACAACAAGCACGTGTGTTAATTTCAAGATGTTGATTTCTCTCCCAAAAGCTCTTCTCGTGTGTATTCCCGCGGCTGTTGCCTCCTCTATCGCTCTGTTGTACTGGTACAAGACCCGTGAGAGGAAGTATCGTCCCGCGGGTCATGTCTCGGGACTTTATATCTACCCGATCAAGTCTTGCAAGGGAATCCCGCTAGACTCCGCGCTTTGTCTTAGACAAGGTCTACACTTAGACAG ACGATGGATTATTTTGAATGAGAAGGGGAACTTCATGAGTCAACGTGAAACACCATCACTCACTCTTGTTACTCCGCATATTGAGGCTGACATGAAGACACTTTGTGTTAATGCCCCGGGTATGGAGACACTAAGGTTAACACTGCCGCTAGAGTCAGAGGAGACTAGAAACATTGA tgtatttGGTCTTGTTGGAGAGGGCCAGTGTGCTGGTGATAAGGCTGCTGCCTGGTTCTCCAAGTTTTTGAATAGACCTAGCTGTAAACTCTTCTATATGACAAAGCCACGTTACCTAGCTACGAGTGAAAGCTGGGGCACGGAAATGCGTCAAGATGATACA GCTGGTTTTGGAGATTTTTCCCCATTGCTGGTAGTAACCATGGAAACCTTAATAGCCCTGAACAAGGAATTGGACTCACCCGTATCTATTCGTAGATTTCGACCAAACATCATAATAAGTGGAGTGCCAGCATGTGCAGAG GATGAATGGACATTATTAAAGATTGGGGATGTATACATAAGAAAGTTGTTGGCATGTGGTAG ATGTACAATGACAACAGTTGATCCTGACAAGGGTGCGAAAACAGGGAAAGAACCTCTTGCAACACTGAGGag GACACGGATGCCAGCAAGCCGAGACAAGCGCTACGGGAACTCTCCGTTCTTCGGGATACACGCTATTGCGGATAGCGAGGGAGATATTCGG AATTCGGCAGAGCTCGTGCTCGATTTCGGTTTTAATCTAATGTCTGCTCTCCCAAAAGCTCTTCTCGTGTGTGTCCCCGCGGCTGTTGCCTCCTCTATCGCTCTGTTGTACTGGTACAAGACCCGTAAGAGAGCGTTTCGTCCTTCGGGTCATGTCTCGGGACTGTATATCTACCCGATCAAGTCTTGCAAAGGAATCCCGCTAGACTCCGCGCTGTGCCTTACTGAGGGATTACAGTACGACAG ACGATGGGTCATTGTGAATGACAAGAATGTAGTTTTGACACAACGCCAGTACCCATCACTGGCTCTTGTGAGCCCGCGGCTGGAGGAAGGTGGTCAGATGTTGTGCGTGGATGCTCCTGGTATGAGCACTCTGAATGTCAGGCTTCCACTGACCACAAGCGACCACAGAAACATTGA AGTGTTTGGTCTTGTTGGAGAGGGCCGGTCAGCCGGAGCAGAAGCTTCTGTCTGGTTCTCTAAATACCTCGAGAAGCCCGGATGTAAGCTTTTCTACATGACAAGACCACGTTTCCTACAGGATGATAAGGACTGGGGCGAGGAGTGCTTACCGGAAGACAAG GCAAGTTTTGGAGATTTTGCACCATTGCTGGTGGTAACCATGGAAACCTTAATAGCCCTGAACAAGGAATTGGACTCACCTGTATCTATCCGTAGATTTCGACCGAACATCATAATAAGTGGAGTGCCAGCATGTGCAGAG GATAACTGGAAGCTAATCAACATTCGCGATGTGCAAATACGAAAAATCAAGAACTGTGACAG ATGCGTATTGACAACTGTTGATCCGGACCTCGGAAAGAAGTCTGGTAACGAGCCATTGGCTACTCTTAAAAG GACGCGAATGCCTGCTGACCGTGATCCGAGGTACGGAGACTCGCCTTTCTTTGGCATCCACACCGTGGTGGATAACACGGGTAACATCCAGGTTGGGGACCCTGTGGAGGCTAGGTGCTAG